One genomic window of Betaproteobacteria bacterium includes the following:
- a CDS encoding 1-acyl-sn-glycerol-3-phosphate acyltransferase, which produces MAPTSRIVRALRFGRLLLHLLRGAVTIAFVFPLVGRAGQRRLIEAWSRRLLRILRVRLQTPEIAAFEPRSLVLANHVSWLDIWLLHSVSAVCFVAKAEVRGWPLIGWMAHRSRTLFIQRERRRDTSRINQIVRAALHAQETVAIFPEGTTSDGTSVRRFNASLLQPAVEMGVSVHVLAIRYISSDGSANVEVAYADETTLWQSLQKILAHREVAAELIYLGELEVPGRTRREIAQDAEHRVRHAVTPSGTPPETQRGLPSELP; this is translated from the coding sequence ATGGCACCGACTTCTCGTATTGTCCGGGCCCTTCGGTTCGGACGCTTGCTATTGCACCTGCTACGCGGCGCCGTCACCATTGCCTTCGTTTTTCCCCTGGTTGGCCGCGCGGGACAAAGACGTTTGATCGAAGCTTGGTCACGGCGCCTTTTGCGAATATTACGAGTTCGCCTTCAAACTCCCGAGATCGCGGCCTTCGAGCCGCGCAGCCTGGTCCTGGCAAATCATGTTTCCTGGCTGGATATATGGTTGCTGCATTCCGTGTCGGCCGTATGCTTTGTCGCCAAGGCGGAAGTACGAGGCTGGCCTCTAATAGGGTGGATGGCGCACCGGTCGCGAACCCTATTTATTCAGCGCGAACGCCGCCGCGATACGTCTCGCATCAACCAAATCGTTCGAGCGGCGCTACACGCGCAAGAGACGGTGGCGATTTTTCCCGAGGGCACCACCAGTGACGGCACTTCGGTTCGGCGCTTCAATGCATCGTTATTACAGCCCGCCGTGGAAATGGGCGTGTCAGTGCATGTGCTCGCCATTCGCTACATAAGTTCCGATGGCTCGGCCAACGTGGAGGTAGCCTACGCGGATGAGACGACGCTTTGGCAGTCTCTCCAGAAGATCCTCGCTCACCGCGAAGTGGCGGCCGAACTCATTTATCTTGGCGAACTGGAAGTGCCGGGCCGCACGCGGCGCGAAATCGCGCAAGATGCCGAACACCGGGTGCGGCATGCGGTCACGCCGAGTGGCACTCCACCTGAAACACAGCGCGGTCTTCCAAGCGAACTGCCGTGA